The proteins below are encoded in one region of Candidatus Micrarchaeota archaeon:
- a CDS encoding 30S ribosomal protein S28e, with translation MENSESRPQFSGFLAEIVDVNRKAKTGISGEIYSVSCKILEGNDRGRIIRRNILGPIKIGDVIRLPDTSREAKEIRVK, from the coding sequence ATGGAAAATAGCGAATCAAGACCACAATTCTCCGGCTTCCTGGCCGAGATAGTTGATGTCAACAGGAAGGCGAAGACTGGAATATCCGGGGAGATATATTCCGTATCATGCAAGATACTGGAGGGAAACGACAGGGGAAGGATAATAAGGAGGAACATCCTAGGTCCTATAAAGATAGGCGACGTCATAAGGCTGCCTGATACGAGCAGGGAAGCCAAGGAGATAAGGGTAAAGTGA
- the rpl7ae gene encoding 50S ribosomal protein L7Ae yields MAKSYVKFEVSNEVVSKTYEALQLAKQSGTIRKGSNEVTKSVERGLASFVVIAGDVEPEEVVVHIPSICEQKKIPYSYVPSKADLGKSIGLNVPCTAIAVENAGSAAAAIKEITGKVSGMAPQEKGPAEQKQEQKPEKEQKPKPQKKQQAEAPPQPPQ; encoded by the coding sequence ATGGCAAAGTCCTATGTAAAGTTTGAGGTATCCAACGAAGTCGTGTCGAAGACATACGAGGCATTGCAGCTTGCGAAGCAGTCCGGAACCATAAGGAAGGGCTCCAACGAAGTTACGAAAAGCGTGGAGAGGGGCCTTGCATCGTTCGTTGTCATAGCCGGGGATGTCGAGCCGGAGGAAGTGGTAGTCCACATACCTTCGATATGCGAGCAGAAAAAGATACCGTATTCGTACGTGCCGAGCAAGGCGGACCTTGGCAAGTCGATAGGGCTCAACGTCCCGTGCACGGCAATAGCCGTGGAGAATGCGGGCAGCGCGGCAGCTGCAATAAAGGAAATAACGGGGAAGGTGTCCGGCATGGCTCCGCAGGAGAAGGGCCCAGCAGAGCAAAAACAGGAACAGAAACCAGAGAAGGAGCAGAAGCCGAAGCCGCAGAAGAAGCAGCAGGCCGAAGCACCACCGCAGCCCCCACAATGA
- a CDS encoding 50S ribosomal protein L24e, producing the protein MKCTYCSREIPKGTGTMYVHKTGTLNYFCSNRCFKNSKMKRKMNKKELRNK; encoded by the coding sequence ATGAAGTGCACGTACTGCTCCCGCGAAATACCCAAAGGCACAGGAACCATGTATGTCCACAAGACCGGCACGCTGAACTACTTCTGCTCGAACAGGTGCTTCAAGAATTCCAAGATGAAAAGGAAGATGAACAAGAAGGAGCTGAGAAACAAATAA